Genomic DNA from Pseudanabaena sp. ABRG5-3:
GCGTCAGCGTGTTGCCCTAGCCCGTTCCCTAGCTGCTCAGCCCAAGACTTTGTTATTAGACGAACCCTTTGGAGCATTAGATGCGAAGGTTCGTAAAGAGTTACGGACATGGCTCCGCAATCTCCATGATCAAGTCCATGTAACTACGATCTTTGTAACCCACGATCAGGAAGAAGCAATGGAAGTTGCTGATCGTGTAGTGATTATGAACAATGGCAAGGTTGAGCAAATTGGTACACCATCTGAAATTTATGACAGTCCTGCCTCAGAATTTGTAATGCGCTTTATCGGTGAAACTAATATCATTTCTAGTGCGCGTCGTCACTTCCCCGATCTAGAAATCGCTGATCATCATCAAATCTTTCTGCGTCCCCATGACCTGCTCATTCAATCAGAACCTGAGGCAAACTTTGCTCCCGCGAGGGTCAGCTATGCTTACAATCTCGGTTGGGAAGGTCAAGCAGAACTAGTTCTTAAAGACAATCAAAAGCTGATCGTAAAATTGGAACGAGAGCGCTTTGATAGTCTGGGTTTACATGCCCAAAAAGAA
This window encodes:
- a CDS encoding sulfate/molybdate ABC transporter ATP-binding protein; its protein translation is MSILVQDISKRFGDFQAVDRVSLEVESDSLVALLGPSGSGKSTLLRIMAGLETPDSGQVWIENENATHRSVQQRQIGFVFQHYALFKHLTIRQNIAFGLNIRKVPKPQVKQKVEELLELIQLKGLGDRYPSQLSGGQRQRVALARSLAAQPKTLLLDEPFGALDAKVRKELRTWLRNLHDQVHVTTIFVTHDQEEAMEVADRVVIMNNGKVEQIGTPSEIYDSPASEFVMRFIGETNIISSARRHFPDLEIADHHQIFLRPHDLLIQSEPEANFAPARVSYAYNLGWEGQAELVLKDNQKLIVKLERERFDSLGLHAQKEVYIKPLKTKVFAEVA